The genomic stretch CGACCGCCACGGCCGCCGCCTGGTGGACAACCGGCCCGCCTTTGACGTGGGGGTCATCCTCAAGGACGCCCGGCCGCTGGAGCAGACCCTGGCCCGCCTGGCGGGTTACCTCCACCTCGAGGAGGTCGAGCTCCGGGACCGGCTGGCGCGTCGCAACGGGGAGGCCGCCTACAAGCCGGTGATCGTCGAGCGCGACATCAGCC from Desulfobacteraceae bacterium encodes the following:
- a CDS encoding penicillin-binding protein 2, which encodes MKRYLQNADSDWFKRRLSGVIICAVAAFVLLMVRAFHLQVLQGEELRRLSANNCIRLQGIDAPRGLIFDRHGRRLVDNRPAFDVGVILKDARPLEQTLARLAGYLHLEEVELRDRLARRNGEAAYKPVIVERDIS